A region of Fibrobacter succinogenes subsp. succinogenes S85 DNA encodes the following proteins:
- a CDS encoding acetate/propionate family kinase produces the protein MRVLVLNCGSSSVKFAVIDTKTQESIASGLVENIGVNGHTKAKGPEGKIDFNFDCPTHAEAVDQVKKFLDAQKLTDTIEAIGHRVVHGGKYIKSEKVSQEVIDYIRSITLFAPLHEPAHATGMECATKFFPGLPQVAVFDTAFHQTMPQKAYLYGIPYKFYENDGIRRYGAHGTSHRFVTAEACKVLGTKPEETCLITAHLGNGSSCSAILNGQCVDTTMGFTPLEGLIMGTRSGSLDPAILFYIAKKYGEEYGTIDKLDHLVNKESGLLGLSGLSNDMRTLTQAASEGNKRAQIALDVFCYRLTREIGGIAMALPRIDAIVFTGGIGENSFYVRKQALDNLKLLGYQVDEERNLKSGKESNHLITKDGTPKAIVVATNEELLIALDTEALVK, from the coding sequence TCTGTAAAATTTGCTGTCATTGATACAAAGACCCAGGAATCCATCGCTAGCGGCCTCGTCGAAAACATCGGCGTGAACGGTCACACCAAGGCCAAGGGTCCTGAAGGCAAGATTGACTTCAACTTCGACTGCCCCACGCATGCCGAAGCCGTGGATCAGGTCAAGAAATTCCTCGACGCCCAGAAACTCACCGACACGATCGAAGCCATCGGCCACCGCGTCGTGCATGGCGGTAAGTACATCAAGAGCGAAAAGGTCTCGCAGGAAGTCATTGACTACATCCGCAGCATCACGCTCTTTGCCCCGCTCCACGAACCGGCACACGCTACCGGTATGGAATGCGCTACCAAGTTCTTCCCGGGCCTCCCGCAGGTCGCCGTGTTCGATACGGCTTTCCACCAGACAATGCCGCAGAAGGCCTACCTCTACGGTATCCCGTACAAGTTCTATGAAAACGACGGCATCCGCCGTTACGGTGCTCATGGCACAAGCCACCGCTTTGTGACCGCCGAAGCTTGCAAGGTTCTCGGCACCAAGCCCGAAGAAACCTGCCTCATCACGGCTCACCTCGGCAACGGCTCCAGCTGCTCCGCCATCTTGAACGGCCAGTGCGTTGATACCACGATGGGCTTCACCCCGCTCGAAGGCCTCATCATGGGAACCCGCTCCGGTAGCCTCGATCCGGCAATCCTCTTCTACATCGCAAAGAAGTACGGCGAAGAATACGGCACCATCGACAAGCTTGACCACCTCGTGAACAAGGAATCCGGCTTGTTGGGCCTCTCTGGACTCTCTAACGACATGCGTACTCTCACGCAGGCCGCAAGCGAAGGCAACAAGCGCGCCCAAATCGCCCTTGACGTCTTCTGCTACCGCCTTACCCGCGAAATCGGCGGCATCGCCATGGCTCTCCCACGCATTGACGCCATCGTCTTCACGGGCGGCATCGGCGAAAACAGCTTCTACGTCCGCAAGCAGGCTCTCGACAACCTGAAGCTCCTCGGCTACCAGGTCGACGAAGAACGCAACCTCAAGAGCGGCAAGGAATCCAACCACCTCATCACAAAGGATGGCACGCCGAAGGCAATCGTCGTTGCAACAAACGAAGAATTGCTCATCGCTCTCGACACCGAAGCACTGGTGAAGTAA
- a CDS encoding ATP-binding cassette domain-containing protein: MPILSVQNILLRFGGPPLLDNVSFDIEAGDRICLVGRNGEGKSTLLKVLTGEMEANSGEIVKKTGLKVSRMIQEIPAHIDGTVRDIVMGRVSVVSGGSVISQKILDDGAHNATAEAILGKTGIDADAPYDSLSGGQKRRVLFARAVAEDPDLLLLDEPTNHLDIPAIQWLEGIVTRLNCAVMFVSHDRAFVRRTATRIFELDRGRVRSWDFPYDKFVQFRDQALAEEEKANALFDKKLAEEEVWIRKGIQARRTRNEGRVRALIKMREERAARRSRTGNVNMQITEADRSGRLVARLKNVSYSYDGSPLISDLSTEISRGDRIGIVGPNGSGKTTLLRLILGELQPESGEVRLGSNLHIAYFDQMRTRLREDKSLIENIGDGQAYITLNGVKRHVLSYLQDFLFSADRARGPISALSGGERNRLLLACLFSHPSNVLVLDEPTNDLDMETLDLLAELLADYNGTVLTVSHDRAFLDSVATGILAIEDGGHVFEAVGGYSDYEANKKIRDKEAAQAARLAAEREAEKQARSNAGAGAASAAPAPAKKKKRSYNEEREYAALPEKIEKLEKEIADYQLELSKPEVYTNATLIVELQKKIADDEALLEQAYERFEALDNLG; encoded by the coding sequence ATGCCCATTTTGTCGGTTCAGAATATTTTGCTGCGTTTTGGCGGTCCGCCGCTTTTGGATAATGTCTCGTTCGATATCGAGGCGGGTGACCGTATTTGCCTTGTGGGCCGCAATGGCGAGGGCAAGAGCACGCTTTTGAAGGTGCTGACCGGCGAGATGGAAGCGAATTCTGGCGAAATCGTAAAGAAGACGGGGCTTAAAGTCTCCCGCATGATTCAGGAAATCCCGGCGCATATTGACGGGACTGTTCGCGACATTGTGATGGGCCGCGTGTCCGTGGTGAGCGGTGGTTCCGTGATTTCGCAGAAGATTCTGGACGATGGGGCGCATAATGCGACAGCCGAGGCGATTCTCGGTAAGACGGGCATCGATGCAGATGCGCCTTACGACAGCTTGAGCGGTGGCCAGAAGCGCCGTGTGCTTTTTGCTCGTGCCGTGGCAGAAGACCCGGACCTGCTTTTGCTTGACGAACCGACGAACCATTTGGACATTCCGGCGATCCAGTGGCTAGAAGGGATTGTGACGCGTTTGAATTGCGCGGTGATGTTCGTGAGCCATGACCGTGCATTTGTCCGCCGTACGGCAACCCGCATTTTTGAACTTGACCGTGGCCGTGTGCGCAGTTGGGATTTTCCGTACGACAAGTTTGTGCAGTTCAGGGACCAGGCGCTTGCTGAAGAAGAAAAGGCAAATGCGCTTTTTGATAAGAAATTGGCTGAAGAAGAAGTCTGGATCCGCAAGGGCATCCAGGCCCGTCGTACGCGCAACGAGGGGCGAGTTCGCGCCTTGATTAAAATGCGTGAAGAACGCGCGGCCCGCCGCTCCCGTACGGGCAATGTGAATATGCAGATTACGGAAGCCGACCGTTCCGGGCGCCTCGTTGCGCGCCTTAAGAACGTGAGCTATTCCTATGATGGGAGCCCGCTCATTAGCGACCTTTCGACCGAAATCAGCCGTGGCGACCGCATTGGCATTGTGGGACCGAATGGCTCCGGCAAGACGACTCTCTTGCGCCTGATTCTTGGCGAACTCCAGCCGGAATCGGGTGAAGTCCGCCTGGGCAGTAACCTCCATATTGCGTATTTTGACCAGATGCGTACCCGCCTGCGCGAAGACAAGTCGCTCATTGAGAATATCGGTGACGGCCAGGCCTATATCACGCTGAACGGCGTCAAACGCCATGTGTTAAGTTATTTGCAAGACTTCTTGTTCTCGGCAGATCGCGCCCGCGGCCCGATCAGTGCGCTTAGCGGCGGTGAACGAAACCGCCTTTTGCTCGCGTGCCTCTTTAGCCACCCGAGCAACGTCTTGGTGCTTGACGAACCGACGAACGATTTGGACATGGAGACCCTCGACCTTTTGGCGGAACTTTTGGCCGATTATAACGGCACCGTCCTGACTGTCAGTCATGACCGTGCCTTCCTTGATTCCGTGGCTACCGGCATCCTCGCCATCGAAGATGGCGGGCATGTCTTCGAAGCGGTCGGCGGTTACTCCGATTACGAGGCAAACAAGAAAATTCGCGACAAGGAAGCCGCCCAGGCCGCCCGCCTGGCCGCCGAACGCGAAGCCGAAAAGCAGGCCCGCTCTAACGCTGGCGCCGGCGCCGCCTCTGCGGCCCCCGCGCCCGCCAAAAAGAAAAAGCGCAGCTACAACGAGGAGCGCGAATACGCCGCCCTCCCCGAAAAAATCGAAAAACTCGAAAAGGAAATTGCCGATTACCAGCTGGAACTTTCCAAGCCCGAGGTTTACACGAACGCGACCCTCATCGTGGAACTCCAGAAAAAGATTGCCGATGACGAGGCGCTGCTCGAACAGGCCTATGAGCGCTTTGAAGCCCTTGACAATTTGGGATGA
- a CDS encoding tandem-95 repeat protein, with translation MKSLSLSLVMALAGTTMGFAGSTVWSFDKQKGNDMQPAYWFSYAQPEPNTKGTLSDTDDGYKQFSVELDLNSDQYSVAGFGFAWKQTNKQDVDVDLSSHSGLCITYKADRQFRLDLKQSTITDYNYYGTDLPAASTFTSRYIDFQNFAQEAGWGETASLDLTKQLAIQMSYKAGHANSFEASDATRHKNVITISGISLGECGSVIEEPSLSVLEPYNKAQTVTIKETDSLKIPLSAVFSAGENDEITIATSMPANILTKVKPTDAPTLKDTLVFVSRNIESDTALTLNVFALSSEGSSVKAQFNVIVTAVSDGPVGPTCPGDPECPDDPPAENHPTVVLDPYNVEVTYLDTILEADTLKIALADLFADEDNDKLTFVVDMSAKLMKVLTAIDKVTLKDTLKIVSSGVKKDTTFILTVYATDGNSDLVHVNFGVTIKDSNTPPVAADAEFKMQEGGDLIVPIVRGLATLGTDLDGDDFLVVPIDSTKHGKLTEFSQLGSFVYTPEKDFRGDDTLTYVLVETANHEMISNKGTVVIHVLPINAKPTVTIADSTFLRDTLALDMDFDEDTVKQIKIPAKSLVFSDREVTEGTQELTYNVKGTKIIPAVDSVNASYYYISLKPVTSATGLATIFFYASDGSDSVGVNLYVKLISPKDVAQAVKDEYTTFNDSTLTVDAKTGVLANDKYPEGTTKGMTAELAQKPAHGTLTLNKDGSFKYVPEEGYEGVDYFGYYAVVNETKSKAAIVTIVVDKRNLLPTVVVKTETLDTTVTEDFPTTRALKYTSSVVASWFKDPEGDPLTYSAKSKDGKLKAEITDKGILEINSVPDSCGKAYVVVTATDKKSGSKSFEFLVNITPVNDKPVLLHADTVYVDNENWKVKLDLDTLVFDVDGDELTFTPNETSALSKYMTISIKGSVLTITAIDELKYKDGSKYALGVKVTDPSKSGVVIPLYIVVGKAPASLKPQFVQPKNTWQNAVMAKRGTAKIMDMKGRVVWNAKLPVNPAEVLNASAKVQGRKILRVNNQTWTIK, from the coding sequence ATGAAATCGCTATCCTTATCTTTGGTGATGGCGTTGGCTGGCACGACAATGGGTTTTGCCGGCTCGACGGTTTGGAGTTTTGATAAGCAGAAAGGCAATGACATGCAGCCGGCATACTGGTTTAGCTATGCCCAGCCGGAACCGAATACAAAAGGTACTCTTTCCGATACCGATGACGGGTATAAGCAATTTTCTGTAGAATTGGACCTTAATTCTGACCAATACAGTGTCGCAGGCTTCGGTTTTGCATGGAAACAGACCAATAAGCAAGATGTCGATGTAGACCTTTCATCTCATTCCGGCCTTTGCATTACCTATAAGGCTGATCGCCAGTTCCGTTTGGACTTGAAACAGTCTACGATTACGGACTACAATTATTATGGCACGGACCTCCCTGCTGCGTCAACATTTACTTCCAGATATATTGATTTTCAGAATTTCGCCCAGGAAGCAGGCTGGGGCGAGACTGCCTCGCTGGATTTGACGAAACAGCTTGCCATCCAGATGAGCTACAAGGCAGGCCATGCCAATAGCTTTGAAGCGAGCGATGCCACTAGGCATAAAAACGTCATTACGATTTCTGGCATTTCTCTCGGCGAATGCGGATCGGTTATTGAAGAGCCCTCTCTCTCGGTACTTGAACCGTATAACAAGGCCCAGACCGTAACGATCAAGGAAACGGATTCCTTGAAGATTCCTCTTTCGGCGGTGTTCTCTGCGGGTGAAAATGACGAGATTACGATTGCGACTTCGATGCCTGCCAATATCTTGACGAAGGTCAAGCCGACAGATGCCCCGACTTTGAAGGATACGCTTGTCTTTGTGTCTAGAAATATTGAAAGCGACACCGCCTTGACGCTGAATGTCTTTGCGTTGAGTAGCGAAGGTTCTTCTGTAAAGGCGCAGTTTAACGTTATTGTTACCGCAGTCTCCGACGGTCCTGTCGGTCCGACTTGCCCGGGTGACCCGGAATGCCCGGATGATCCGCCTGCAGAAAATCACCCGACGGTTGTGCTTGATCCGTACAATGTTGAAGTGACCTATTTGGATACCATACTGGAAGCCGATACGTTGAAGATTGCTCTTGCCGACCTGTTTGCCGACGAGGATAATGACAAGCTTACGTTTGTGGTCGACATGTCAGCAAAGTTGATGAAGGTTCTCACGGCAATCGATAAGGTTACCTTGAAGGATACCCTCAAGATTGTTTCTTCGGGAGTCAAGAAGGATACGACCTTTATTCTTACTGTCTATGCTACGGATGGAAATTCGGATTTGGTCCATGTCAACTTCGGTGTTACAATCAAGGATTCGAATACGCCTCCGGTTGCTGCTGATGCCGAATTCAAGATGCAGGAAGGTGGCGACCTCATCGTTCCGATTGTCCGCGGCCTTGCAACGCTAGGTACCGATTTGGACGGCGATGACTTCTTGGTCGTGCCTATTGACTCTACCAAGCATGGTAAGTTGACGGAATTCTCTCAGCTGGGTTCGTTCGTCTACACTCCGGAAAAGGATTTCCGTGGCGATGACACGTTGACCTATGTGCTTGTGGAAACCGCAAACCACGAAATGATCAGTAACAAGGGTACCGTGGTTATCCATGTGTTGCCGATTAACGCAAAGCCTACAGTGACCATTGCCGATAGCACGTTCCTCAGGGATACGCTTGCTCTCGATATGGACTTTGACGAAGATACCGTGAAGCAAATCAAGATTCCGGCTAAGTCCTTGGTCTTTAGCGACCGTGAAGTTACGGAAGGTACGCAGGAGCTCACCTACAATGTTAAGGGAACAAAGATTATCCCGGCTGTTGATAGCGTGAACGCAAGCTACTATTACATTTCTCTGAAGCCGGTGACAAGCGCAACGGGCCTTGCAACGATTTTCTTCTACGCATCTGACGGTAGTGATTCTGTGGGCGTGAACCTGTATGTGAAACTCATCTCCCCGAAGGATGTGGCTCAGGCTGTAAAGGATGAGTACACTACGTTTAACGACAGTACTCTGACAGTGGATGCCAAGACGGGTGTCCTTGCCAACGACAAGTATCCTGAAGGTACGACAAAGGGTATGACGGCTGAACTTGCCCAGAAGCCTGCTCATGGTACGCTAACCCTCAATAAGGATGGTAGCTTCAAGTATGTTCCGGAAGAAGGCTATGAAGGTGTTGATTACTTTGGTTACTATGCAGTTGTCAATGAAACGAAATCTAAGGCTGCTATTGTGACTATCGTGGTTGATAAGCGTAACTTGCTCCCGACCGTTGTCGTGAAGACGGAAACGCTTGATACGACTGTGACAGAAGACTTCCCGACGACGAGAGCTTTGAAGTACACGAGTTCCGTTGTTGCCTCCTGGTTCAAGGATCCGGAAGGTGACCCGCTGACTTACTCCGCAAAGAGCAAGGATGGAAAACTCAAGGCCGAAATAACGGACAAGGGTATTCTTGAAATCAATTCTGTTCCGGATTCTTGTGGCAAGGCCTACGTGGTCGTAACCGCAACGGACAAGAAGTCTGGCTCCAAGAGCTTTGAGTTCCTGGTGAACATCACTCCGGTGAACGACAAGCCTGTGTTGCTGCATGCGGATACAGTTTATGTTGACAACGAAAACTGGAAGGTCAAGTTGGATCTTGATACGCTTGTGTTCGATGTGGATGGCGATGAACTCACGTTTACGCCGAACGAAACGAGCGCCTTGTCGAAGTATATGACGATATCGATTAAGGGCTCTGTTCTTACGATAACTGCTATTGATGAACTCAAGTACAAGGACGGTTCGAAATACGCTCTTGGCGTGAAGGTCACGGACCCGAGCAAGTCTGGCGTGGTGATTCCGCTGTATATCGTTGTTGGCAAGGCTCCTGCTAGCCTGAAACCGCAATTTGTCCAGCCGAAGAACACATGGCAGAATGCCGTGATGGCCAAGCGTGGTACTGCTAAGATCATGGACATGAAGGGCCGCGTGGTCTGGAATGCAAAGCTCCCGGTGAACCCGGCTGAAGTGCTCAATGCTTCTGCCAAGGTGCAGGGCCGCAAGATCCTCCGCGTCAATAACCAGACATGGACGATTAAGTAA